GAATTCAGTAAAAGCCTTTTATGTCATATGTCGAGTGTGTGAAGTGATATGAAACTCAACGCATGTGTGTATTTTACAGTGAGGCACTTAATAGAAAAGCAATATAAAAGCAAAGCAACGTCACCACCTTCACTTTTAGGGCCGTTAACCTAATTTCTAATGGTTATTACGAAGAGGCTTGCCAACCACATCAAGCTGTGGTGGCTCTGTAAtgagcagagcagagaacaCTCTGCCATGCGCTTTTACAGCCTTCAATTCAGCACCATACGCACAAGGACAGAGTCCTTCTCAAATAAGTGCAGTGGCGTGTTTAGAAATCCTAAATCTGCTGCAAGATTATAAACAACATCCAAATTACACTGTTAATTCAAGTCTTCCTCAGGCCAAAATACACTCTGCTTCCAAGGCTCAGCATGAATGTTTATCTCCTCAAGGGCTCGCATGCAGATGCAGATTGCTGTTTTTCTCTGCATAAAGAGATGAATCACTGTTCTCCGAGCGTCAAACTAAAAACGGAGAACCTCTTTTGCAGTGGTTTAGTCATGTTTGAAAAACATAAATACACTGAAATAAACTGAAACTATAAACATATAAATCCTAACTCCACCCTTTCTAGCTCTGTCATTTCATCTAAATCTGACTAAAGCTGAAAAAGGCTGGGCCTCTTAGGATGTGAGCATAAAGAGGTTTTGAAATATAATAGCACAGCTAAGAAATATCAAAACGGCTGGCATGTTTCTGCTGCATTCACCAGCAATTTAGCCAAAATAGAAAAAGTGCTGAATACATAAGTTTCCACAGCTGATAAAACAAGACCAAACATGTATAACTAAAGTGAAAAATATGGCTTGCGCGGATAACATTGGCACGAATGTAATGTCTGCATCTTTGTTGTATGCTGTCTCTCCCACCGTGGTTATGAACAGATTTTCAAGCATTTGGAAATTAAGAATTaagaaaataagaataagatcACACGTTGCATTATCTTTTATTTCACAGGAAGAGCAAACTTAAACAATGCTTGCCAAACATGATTTAGTACTTTAAGCCAGGGAAGGTAGCACTTTGGAAAATTGCAGATAATTTGGTCtaatttacacaaaaaaaagaaactaggGTTGGGGGCGTTCAAACGAGCCATGTTGTAGAATCTCTAATTAAACGTGGTGAAAGACGCCTGTCACAGTCACACGTGTAGGGTAGCTGCCTTATATAGAAACTTAGTAAAGCCCTAAATCATGCCATTCATCATAATTTCTGAAAATATACACGTGTTTCCAGTATGATGTATGTACATGAAAAGAGGACAAGAACACCATGTACCATAAATGGATGCGTGGTCAGGAAGCTTTTGGGATGGGACATGAACTACCCTACACATCGTTTATGGCTACTTGTGTGTTTGGGAACATGTGATTATTTGGGTGTATGCATTTCCTATGTGGCTGAAGTGAAACTGAGAAATTACAGTTGGAAGAACtcaaagtaaacaaggcaaggTGGAGGGTGAGGGAGGATAACACTGTAGGAGAGAGCCGATTGAGGAAATAGAGCATCATGATAGCAACCAGCTTTAATTGTAGGAATAGGCCTGAGAACTCTAATGATGTATGTGCACCAAGGGGGCCAAAAATAACACGTGACCGCAGGGGTTGTCTGCTTCTCCGCAGCAGCAGAATCTCTCTCCATGACAATGTGTTGTATATAAGTAGAAACATGCCCTCTGCTGTCTAGATATGGGTACTGCAAGTGATAGGTGTGACACTGGGTTGCATTCAGGAGGGGGCACAGAGACGAGCCCAAATGTCTTTCCCAGCGGTTCTTTATATAGCTTTATTAGCTGTTTGGAGGGCGAAACACTTGCAAGAATATacaagttaagaaaaaaaattcacccCAAAATAGAGAGTGAAATCAAAACCTCTTTGTCCTAATCCACAATCACAATCTGACCAAATAATCCTCAGGAAATTAATACTGTATTGAACTAAATTAGGGGAAAGTTATAATTTTTTCCTAATTACTAGCTTTGCACAAGTTATGAACATTATTATTTGATTCTGTCTGAGGCACTAAAAGACCCGGTCGATCTCATCCACAGGAATCTTTCCCCCCCAACTTCCcttgtttatgttttttgtttttgttaattgGCATGAAGGTGCCCAGACAGTCAAGAAGGTAAAGGCGAGTTTCCTCCAGCCGGCTGGACAAGATTTAAATTTGGAGACAAATCTATCCTAACATCCTAAATGCAAGCTTTGTGAGGCACCAAAGGTGCCTCTACAGATGCTCCTGTTTGTATTTCATAGATCAGATTTGACTATTTTGAGACACTCTCGTGTTTAAACACTTTTTCGAACCAAATAAATACAAACTAGTCATGGTGCAAACTAGAGGTTGCTGTTGAGCAGCAAAAATAAAGGtgaaaaagtgaaagtgaaaaggcGTCATCAGTTAATTCCTCCGCTTGTTTTTGTGCCTTGTATTAATTTATAACTTCATTTTGAATTATACATGATCATCTTCTTGTtcagaaaaagactgaaataaGTGATAATCATGTGTCTGGATATGCAAGACATGGAGGCACCCTGATGTGACATGCCTGCTTTGGGCAGATCTGTCTGCTAATTACACCCTAGCTCTGAGAAGGGAGGTACTTGTGTGGTGggggctttctttttttttttaatgatgcgAGGGGTAGATATGGTATAAATACTCACATCATTGTACTGGAGGGCAGCATATCCTCAGTTGTGCTCCTACCCTAAGGATATACAGAAGCACCAGCAGCTGGTGCTGAAGAGATTTGGTTTCCCTGTCATTGGATGCTGGTATGTATgatttctttgctctcccaatgGTTCTATAGTTGGTGAAGTGTTGTCAACATCTAGGCTTTGTCGAGGCCTTCTGTAGGTACTGTGACAGGATAAGGAGATGGTAGAAACTTTGGCTGTCTTAGTGCTTTATTCATGAAATTCAGAGGGTCCTAGGCTCTCCAGGATGCTctgactgagaaaaaaaaatccactttgTTACTCTAAAGTATGCTTTCTAACTTTCCTTCTGGAGAGTTTTGGTAGCTTTGTGCTTGGCATAGAaagtttttaaatattttaaatttaCACAAGAATGTAAGAATACCGGAAATGTTACCTTTGATATGATTATATTGACAGTGTTCTTCTCTCTCCTGCAGGTTGGATTTTCCATGATGGACATTCGAGTGGTGAGCATCCTGCTCTTCATCGCAGCCTCTGCAGCAGCCCATGGAAAGGGATATGTGGTGAAGAAGGTGGTGCCCTTCCCTGTCAAGAGCCACGGTAAGAAAATGCAGCCTGTCTCACACTTCATATCCAATCTGTTTATGACTCTAAAACAGTGCAAGCACTGCACAGAAAAGAAGACCATGTCTTCCCATGCAAAGCCTGTGAAGTCAGATTTTTCTCTCTAAATGTAATCAAGCAGCATTTTGAGGCAGTCTTACCAAACCTTTAGATCTTGACTGAGGAAATAAGCAACTTTGTTGTGGCTAATAGGAGCACTGCAAGCAGCCAGACAGAAGCAGGCACCTCTAGCATGAGCTGAACTCCACCTTACTCTGGAGCAGACTTGTGTTCTGATTGGTTGCAGAATTTTCCCTGCTTCTCCAATCATAGTCCATGTAGATCTCATACTGAATTGTCAGTACAGAAATGGATTGTACTGTgtagtttgtttgttctttctggTGCACAGAACTTATTGTTTGATTAGCAACATTTATGTGTTTTTGTGATGGTTTACATTACTAAATAGCTACAattttgaaaaatgtaaacCCAGAGAACTACTATTCaaaatattccttttttttaggTGTTTTAGCTTAAATGTTGCTTgctaattttgctttaactcaaAATCATGAAGGAGTAACTGCATTTTCTAAATAGTCCTGTTGCAAAACAGGAACCAGATCCACATTTCAAATATATTCAGAGTGCaacaaaaacactttgaacatatGACTTCTGGTGAGATTTTTCATTCTTTCCTAAAGTCCAATGCAAAACATGAAATGTTATGTTTGTGTGCATCAACACACTGCTATATCTCTTGCGAAAAAGTAGCTGTTTGTGGATTATTTTTAGTTTGACACTGACAATTAAGAGTCCAGTCACCCAGCAGTGTGGTTTGCCTGGGTGTGCCTGCTTAACACAAAAGTAGAAACATCTGTTGGGCCTTTTTCAAACTAATCCAGAGCTAGTAAAGGAGTGAGCATTTTACACTCAAACACATGTGACCACAttaaggcagaaaaaaaaactcctccagCTTATGTAGCCCCACTTCACCACAAACAAGTCACATAAACTCTCTTAAAATTTTTAACTTGTGCTTTGTATTAGAAATTGTAATGAAACAAGTTATATACTGTCTTTTTCTGTTTACATTCTCTAAATTACAATTGAAcactacacaaaaaaaaaactttttttaattacCGTACACGTTTAAAATAGGAGGGTCAATTTTCTACATTTATCGGCTAACAATATATATGTGAATATATGTATAGATATACATTAAACTGGGTTTTGAGATTCTGAATCAAGCAGTCAATCCTGGAAAACTATTTCACTGACTCGTGAGAATAAAAGCTGACCCTCCTCCAGGAAATGATGAGATGGGATGATTTAATTTAATGAGAATATTTATTCATGAACTTATTCttaaaatttttttaatcaCCTCATATTCCTTTTTCTCAAACAGACTAAGACAACCAAGCACAACCACAGACTTACACTAAAGTAGATTTAATTTTAGGTACTGGAGGTACCAAGTAGACCTGAGATGTCTTTGCATGAATATGACAAACAGGCTATTACAGGGTACAAACAGACTaaacaaaatgttttgaatATGTACTTAAACCTACATACTATACTGGATCTAAGCTGTACTGCACCACAAATATATTTGAACTTTTAAGATATTAAAAGATATATTTTAAGAATTTTGGAAGAGACAAtgattcaaaacaaaacaacacactgtTAGTGAGTGCTTCCACTTTAATACTTTGTGTCCATGCTTGTTctaatgttttttgtttatcattttattttattttggaacTCAAGATTATCACTTTTGTCCTCCTCAGTGGTGTCAGTGGCAGGTGAGCCTGGTCCTCCAGGTGAGCCTGGCCCCGAGGGACCTGCAGGGCCATCTGGCCCACCTGGGCAGGATGGTGTAGGTCGGCCCGGGCCACAAGGACCTCCTGGACCTCCTGGATCTCCTGGTCGCTCCATTGCTGGCAAACCTGGGAATCCAGGTGGATCCGGCAAACCTGGCTATAATGGAGCACCTGGTGAGAAGGGAGATACTGGTGCTCCTGGCCTTCAGGGACCTAGGGGAGCCCCTGGAGCTTCTGGAAACCCTGGACCTGCAGGTCTGTCTGCTACTGGCAAGCCTGGTTCTGCTGGTCTTCCTGGACCAATGGGACCCAGAGGAGAGTCTGGTCTGAAAGGACATCCAGGTGTGCCCGGTCTGCCAGGTGCAAAGGGTGATAGAGGGGTGGGAATGCCAGGACCTCAAGGTGAGACTGGAGCTCAGGGTCCTATGGGCTCACCTGGAGCACCAGGTGCAGCTGGAATTGGAAGGCCAGGGAAACCAGGTTCACCAGGTGAGGCAGGAAAGTCAGGTATGCCAGGTAGAGATGGTGATTCTGGTCCCATGGGCCCACAGGGACCTAAGGGACACACTGGTGCACCAGGTGTAGGTCTTCCAGGTAAATCAGGTGAGAATGGTGCCCCAGGTCTGCCTGGTGCTACTGGGCCTAAAGGCCACCAGGGACCTGCTGGAGCCACTGGTGCCCCTGGAGTCCCAGGATATGGAAAACCAGGTGCAAATGGTGAGAAGGGAGAGAGGGGAGCATCTGGTAGTCCAGGTGCCACAGGTTCAAAGGGTGAGCAGGGTGCAACAGGATATACTGGTGCTACTGGCGCTACTGGCCCCACTGGTCCTACTGGACCTCTGGGTGAAAGAGGTTTCCCAGGTGAGCCTGGTGCTGTTGGCCCTAAGGGTGACACAGGTGCAAGTGGACTTCAGGGACCTAAAGGACATAAGGGAGATCAGGGAGCACAGGGTTTCCCAGGTAAACAAGGTTATACAGGTGCAGCTGGTCCTCCTGGACCCAGAGGGGCCACTGGACCTGGAGGTGACAAAGGTAACGTAGGTGCCCCAGGTACTCCAGGTTCCCCAGGTATTCCTGGCCCTGCTGGACCCAAAGGCCATCCTGGTCgtgcaggtgagacaggtgcCTCTGGATCTGATGGCGCTCCAGGTTCCAGAGGACCCTCTGGGCCACAAGGTCCCGCTGGTGCTCCTGGCCTCAAGGGACACCCAGGTCTCCCTGGTGCTCCTGGCCCTGCTGGTTTGGCTGCTAAGGGTCTCCCTGGACAGCAGGGTTCCCCTGGTGTGCCCGGTGAACCTGGAGCTGATGGAGAGCCTGGCCCAGCTGGCGCTCCTGGTCTCCCCGGACCTCCTGGTGAGGTTGTGTTTGAGAAGGGCATGGGAATGGGTGAGATCATGGTCAAGTCCCCTATGTCTGCTTTTACTGCAGCTCTGGCAACACCTTACCCTTCTGCTGGCACCCCTATTAAGTTTGACCAGATAGTGTACAATGCGGAGAATCACTATGACCCTGAGAGTGGCATTTTCACTTGCCAGATTCCTGGAGTTTACTACTTCTCCTACAGCATCCATGTTAATGGAGCTAATGCCCTGGTGGCTCTGTACAAGAATGGCCAGCCTGTTATGTTTACTTATGATGAGTATAACAAGGGTTTCCTGGACCAGATGTCTGGTAGTGCTGTCCTTTTGCTTGATGAGCAGGATACAGTCTACATCCAGATCCCAGACGATGAGGCCAATGGTGTCTTTGCTGCCGAGAATGTCCACTGCTCTTTCTCTGGGTTCCTCATTGCTTCAACGTGATACGTTGATACAGTAGTTCCCAAAGGCCGCCAACTAATTTTGCGATCTATTTCTCGAAGTTAACTCCCTGTTTATTTTCCTCAATCCAATAGACAGGCAGACATTCTTTGAGGAATAGTAGCATCTCGACTTGAAAATGACAAGAAATAGGTGCTGAGAAGAAGGAAAACTAATTTATGAAAACAGGTGATCAGGGATGGGGGGAAGCAATCCACAATGTTCAAGTGAGCTTTTGTTATGGAAACAGCATGTGAAATTGAGGCGTTATAACTGTGTTGTGTcctgactttttcttttccatattGCGCCTTTTATACTGACTTAAACTGGTGACTCTTAATTtagtgtttgtctgtttttgtttgcttttgtaCAACCttggattttttcttttctttttgtttgtttgggtgACCAATAACCTTTTAAAAACTACACAATTTCTTTTCTGTGCAACTTGTTGTAACTAAATGTGACTTGAAAATGTTGTGAAATGGTAATGGTCAAATTGACTGTTGTAATGAAATAAGTCACCTGAATACTGttatcaaaacataaactgTTTAACAGCAACATTGTTATAATTGGACATGCATTGTGTCATGTAAAGCATAATGACCAAATTAAATGATGTCTTAATGAATGTTTTGTCTCAGAGGCATTTCTTCAATGGTAATATTTGTCTAATTACACAAATTACTTGGAGCCTTATATCAATCAACCAATAGCATATAACATAACAACGCATTTCAAAGTACTGTACAAGTGACTGACGACGTGGGAAACAAGCGGACACAGAGACTAATGCACGCAGAATAAGCTGACTgaattaaaacaacaataacaacaatagGTGATAAAACAAATGatacaaacaataaaacaatatatTATTTAGCATTATGCAAATGCCATGATGCTAACCAATAACTgggtgataaaagaaaaaaaaattattagatCATCTGTAAACCTAAATAtatcataacaaaaaaaaattattcaaatACACCAAAACCAGAACAAAATCAATATTTTTTAACGCCTCTCACGTCCTCTTGGAGGCTGTTCCTGCAGTGTGGAGCATAACCACTGTTAATCAGCAACACAAAAAGTTTTAAACAGGTTTTGAGCAGCTGCACAGTCAAAAAGGTGAGTCCACTTTGCCATGGTACCGCAAGCACAGTTCTTCCTTTTGACACAAACAAAAGGTTAAACCCATTAAACGTTGTTGCACAGCAATGGATAAGATTACATCACTGTCAAAATATAGAAAACTCGTAAAAACTGAAATGATGATATTCATAAGGACAAGACTGACTCCTGTACAGCAGATATTAACCCCAGATAAGAACAGTATGCTGTCTCCATTCAAAGAAAGCAGTGTCCATTTCCTGCTCCTCATATCGGAAGATCGTAAATTAGTTTGCATTTTAGTGTTTAACATCACCGGGTCATTTTTTCAGCTGTTTCGGCAGCTCATATGTTTGTGAACATGTTAATCTTAATCTGCAGGAGTGACAGATTAGGTAGAATAAACCTCCTCATGTTACATATAGAGTAGTGGAACTATACAGTAACAACAATGGCAACATTGACTTGACATACTCTTATGTTGCATATTGTTCTTATGTGGAAAACTAATTATGTGGAAGACAAACAGTAAGGTTGACTAGGACCAGCAGGGGGGTATCATTAAATCAATAACTACCTCTTTCCTTCGAAAAGTACTTCCCTTTTCTCTCTCATGccagaaaattagaaaaagctcTTGACTCTTTCTGGAGGTGtgaaaataaacacataaataaCTTTATAAAGAGAGCCTGCATTGTATTAGATGAACATAAATTGAAACCACTATGGGGATGGGTTTAGTGTAACTTCAATCTTGTAGCTTTTAAAACTTTAGAGGCATGTGTATGGCATCTATAGGTGAGGCACAAAGAGCTACTCTTGCTTTGAGACTTTCCCCCTCAAATCCTGTATGGCCGGATTGTAAGTGTATGTAACCAAAATGATAGAATTTTGTATCAATTTCAAATAATTTGATTCAACAGAATTTTCTCTTTGCACAATATCAGTCACACAGAATTTTCTTTGCCAAAACTAACCTGACCTCTTTACTTCAGAGTACCTTAGTAGTTTGATATCCCTTCAAAATGTGCAATTAATCATTTACTTTGACCAAGTGAAAGTCATTAGATATACAGTACAGTCTAAGTTTAGCTTGGTGAAAAATTAATGTGAAATCTACACATAATTCATTACAGCACTTGAGCACATGTATATAGTTGCCACTAATCGCAAGTAGAAGCTTAGAAGGATGAGATTAATAAAATATTCATCTTTCCTGACATGATGGCAAATGGCTGCCTGCTCTGCAGCCAAAGTTTACAAAGGCAGCGCTGCCATGAAAGTCTGAGTGCGGGTGTGCTGAAAATAGCTTGGGTGTGGGATGAGGGACAGGGATGGTCGTTTGGCAGGGCAGCGTGTTTGTGATCTTCCTTGGGAGAGAGGGCGAGACGGTGGTTAGGTGAGAGGCCCAAGGAGCAGAGAAGAGGAAGCTGGTTGAACCGCTGGGGATTGCCATCTGAGGACACTGCCACTCAGACGTGAGCTGTGGTTGGAGCATGAGGTGGGACAGACAGGAGTACAGATGGAGGGCTGCCGTTGGTCAACTCCAGATGAAGCACTCCAAAATGATCTGCATACATTTGACATACGGAGGGCTCACCTGGCATATCATTGACACATCTGTgcacttaaaaagaaaaacaaatttagAGAAATAGTAGGTAGTTTTGATGAGGGTGGTGTGGCATGATgggatatttgtgtgtgtgaggcacCCTGAGCAGCAAATGCCTCAAAAATCTGACCAAGCTGGAATAAGCACACCAGGAAGCAGAAATAGAACTATTATGTGTAAAGCACGCCCTTCTTGCGGTGGCCAGAGCTAAAGTACACAGGGTTAAACTGGGTGCAAAAAGAAATAGGTGGTTTGCAATGAACATGGACACAGCTGTGGACCACTAAAAACACCCTGGAGAAGTCTGCAGCAGTCTCCACCACTTTTTAAAAAGAGTCTGGTGTTTTGAGGATTCATAGAAAGGATCCCAACTTGCTGATGGAGAGCACAGGCATCTGTGCTGCAGATACTAAACCTCTAGATATCTTAAAAATGCCCATTTCAAAGATTTTTATCTGGAGAAAAAACAGAAGCTGGGAGTGATTTAAACAACTCATTCTAAATGTCTTGACATGTGTGGTTCCTCAATCTGTCATTTCCTGAAAAAGTACTGTTCAAGCAACAAACTGAAAATCAAACGAATTTTAATAGACGTGCCAGAACCGTCAAAAGAGAAGGTTCAGCTGTTTTTGAAACTACTTTTGATGCAGTTGAAAAGTTTGAATAGAATTTGATGTGTGGAACAGAATCAGTTTTTAACATTTCCGCTTGAGAATTTCAGACTTTTCTAAGCTCGCTTTGGTGTGTATTAACTGACAGATGCTGCCTTATTCCTCCAGTGCTCCACATGAGGGTGCtgtaaagcaacaaaaaaaaaaaatctaattaattcAGTGAGGTTTCATCTAGTTATCGATCTCATCACTGTAAACGACTGAAACACCCCCCCTCCATCTTTATCAatataaacaaatataaaaaGGCAGTTGAGATGATTTGCTGAACCTTATGAATAAATGAGCTCACAATGCCAATTCACATTTCATCGCTTTATTCTTCAGCAGAACTCACAGAAAAACTGAACACCTTGTTACCAGTTTGCAGGCAATGTTACATTCCATATTGAATAAGGTGAGCCTCATTATATACAGAAAGAAATGCCGTTTGAAGACTGCATCCTTAACTCTGACTGTGCTTTGTGTAGATTTGAAGTGGTTTTGTAGTCATCACAGCTTGATGCAAAATCTGCTTAAAACATCTCCCAATTTTATTCAATCTTACAAAtggtgaaaaaacaacaaaaaaaaaaaaaaaaaaaaaaaaaacttcatttaCAATGAGTAATCAGTTAAAAACTTCAGTCATTAGGTACATCTCAGTCATAAAACCAGTAATATCAAAGTCTATACAACGTGCATTACTACAGAATAATGAGATGGTGGAATCTAATGGAGTGATGAGCACCTAttgttttgacaggaaactAAATCTAGTTCAGGAATGGTTTGAGTCCACAGGAGCATTGAGCTTGAAGAATTGTAAACAACTGTGCACTGCAAAGACAACATTTAAGACTTGGATAAGGACTTTCCCTTTAAATATCACAATGTGTCAGATATTGCAGACACAGCTTTAGCTGCTACATCCAATTGCCCAGCACCAAATACTTTGATTAAATATGTTAAAGTCAGCAACATGTCATGGTATAGTgtagggaaaaaagaaaggacaaaataaaaaaataattaaaaaaaaaaatccattcccACTCACAGTCGCACTTTCACACTCACCCATGTCACAAATGCAAGCACCAATAAGCAGTGAGGAAGCAGCACACACTCTGCTGCACCTCCTTTCCGTCACTGCCAGGGACACTGCAGTCATTATGGATGAGATGGTTGCAGAgtagtaaacaaaaaaaaggaacaaaacaaaGATTCCCTGGTTTTAGACAAGTCCTCGCATTCCTTCAGACAGGCTACGTCATCATCCTTCATTCCGGTTTCTCGTTCAGCAGGACTACTCGGCGGCAGTGGCGGCGGCAGCAGCCTCTGGACTGGCGGCCGCCTCAGGCTCAGTAGGTGAAGCTTCAGCTGGCTTCTCctctccagcagcagcttcctctgcCTTTGGCTCCTCAGCTACAGCCTCGTTGGCTCCCTCCTTACCACCCTCAGCTGGCTTGGCCTCTTCTGTAGCTGCATCCTCCGATGCAGGCTTCTCCCCCTCAGCTGGCTCGGCCACTTCTGCTGCTCCGTCCTCCGCTGCCTCTTCAGACTCCTTCTTGGATTTCTTGAAAGAGAAGCCGCTGAGCTTAAAAGAGGGTTTCTTGAAAGAGAAACGCTTTTTCTTCTGCTTGCCATCCTCGCTGGTTGACGGAGTGCCTTCCTCCGGCTTGGCGGAGGTCTCTCCGTTTGTGGCAGCCGGCTCCTTCTCTCCGTTGGCCTCAGCAGCCTCTACTTTCTCACCCTCTTCTTTTGGCGCCTCTTCAGTAGGAGTGCTTCCATTGGCCTGCACATCAGCTTTATTGGCTTCCTCCGTTGCAGGGGAGGCATCTCCATTGGTCTTGGCATGGCCATTCTCCTGAGAGGAAATAGCAAAAAATGTTATTCTTTAAAAAGTACTATATATTATAGGCGTTAGGCACTCTCGATTAACTGAAGCCAGTTTTCATTCATATTTGCAAGACTACTTCACGCAAAATCTGGAGTTCAGCGCCATTTGATCAAAAGTGCAGAAAAGTGGCAGCCAATTAGAAAATAGCCCCAAAACTGCTGCAACATCTGTTACTAGGAGAATGACGACAGATCTTTGGCTTTCAGCAGTAGGCTAGTTTGTCAGACTGCAGTACAGTCTGGATCCACTGGGGGGCGTGCGGCGTGGAGGCGGTGGAAACAACATaggaatttgttttttgtttcaattTTCCTTCGTTCCTTTCATTGACCCATGAAATACACATATGTGCGTTCTTCTAATTTTATGAAGCTTCGccatttttttcctccatttgctCTTCACATTTTCTTGATTTGGGAGGGGGGCTGGGGATGCATCTCAGCAAAAACGTGGCTCTTTTCTTGAAACTGGCAACAAAGGCGTGGTACCGTTTTAAAATGGCCATGCCACAGTGAGGCGACCACAAAGCCCTGCtgcacatatttaaaaaaaatctaatgtgCGAAAGCAGCCGCAGTTCTGAAGCCACAATACAACCCACGATTATGTTATTTTAAGTGTTATTCAGCATTTGAAATATTCcacaataaaccttttttttttgtcgaatTAGTTGTGCAGCTTAAGCAGTAgatttctaaaggataaagtgtTTACAGCTCGTGCGTCAATCGAGAGCTTTTAAAGAAAATCTAAAACAAAGCAGTTAAACTGTAAATGTGCACTCGTTTGGAGAACATGGATATACATGTGGCCACTTTCCCTGAATGCCGGTGAGCGTGTGGCTGCGCTAGGGAACATGGAGCACGCCATTGACGCAACACATTGCTAAATTGAGACGAAATTCCATTTGAGCAGTTACGACTTGAACAATCAAAAAGCACAGTTTTACCTGCCCGTTTGTCTTCGATGCGGCGGCTGCACCTTCTGCCGGCTTTTCCACCGCGGTCTCCTCTTTTCCAGCGGTTTTGGAGATTTGTGCTCCCATGCTTTTGTTCCAACAAAGGAACCCAACCGATCAGATGAATGAACAAAGACCGCAAGCTTCCTCCCCAAAAACTCAAGGAACGCCGACGCCTCCCTGTGCAAGCGAAGACGAGGAATAAGCTCGAAATCAAAACGACCGCAGAGAGACTAATGAGCCCTTGGAAAAAATATCGCGAAGGTGCGAAAGAAACGCGAATtctaccaatttttttttttttttcctcgagcGGAGTTTGTAGATGGAGAAATTGGCCCCGCCGCAAATGAGATGCGGAGTACAACGCCCAAGTCCGCCGGTGAATGGGCACTGGGGTTATGACGACAAAGCCACACCGTCTCCACCAATCATAAGTCCGGAATCTGAAAGTGGGGAGGTCACGGAGCGGGGCCCGTGGACA
This region of Odontesthes bonariensis isolate fOdoBon6 chromosome 17, fOdoBon6.hap1, whole genome shotgun sequence genomic DNA includes:
- the col10a1a gene encoding collagen, type X, alpha 1a encodes the protein MLVGFSMMDIRVVSILLFIAASAAAHGKGYVVKKVVPFPVKSHVVSVAGEPGPPGEPGPEGPAGPSGPPGQDGVGRPGPQGPPGPPGSPGRSIAGKPGNPGGSGKPGYNGAPGEKGDTGAPGLQGPRGAPGASGNPGPAGLSATGKPGSAGLPGPMGPRGESGLKGHPGVPGLPGAKGDRGVGMPGPQGETGAQGPMGSPGAPGAAGIGRPGKPGSPGEAGKSGMPGRDGDSGPMGPQGPKGHTGAPGVGLPGKSGENGAPGLPGATGPKGHQGPAGATGAPGVPGYGKPGANGEKGERGASGSPGATGSKGEQGATGYTGATGATGPTGPTGPLGERGFPGEPGAVGPKGDTGASGLQGPKGHKGDQGAQGFPGKQGYTGAAGPPGPRGATGPGGDKGNVGAPGTPGSPGIPGPAGPKGHPGRAGETGASGSDGAPGSRGPSGPQGPAGAPGLKGHPGLPGAPGPAGLAAKGLPGQQGSPGVPGEPGADGEPGPAGAPGLPGPPGEVVFEKGMGMGEIMVKSPMSAFTAALATPYPSAGTPIKFDQIVYNAENHYDPESGIFTCQIPGVYYFSYSIHVNGANALVALYKNGQPVMFTYDEYNKGFLDQMSGSAVLLLDEQDTVYIQIPDDEANGVFAAENVHCSFSGFLIAST
- the marcksb gene encoding myristoylated alanine-rich protein kinase C substrate b, translated to MGAQISKTAGKEETAVEKPAEGAAAASKTNGQENGHAKTNGDASPATEEANKADVQANGSTPTEEAPKEEGEKVEAAEANGEKEPAATNGETSAKPEEGTPSTSEDGKQKKKRFSFKKPSFKLSGFSFKKSKKESEEAAEDGAAEVAEPAEGEKPASEDAATEEAKPAEGGKEGANEAVAEEPKAEEAAAGEEKPAEASPTEPEAAASPEAAAAATAAE